The DNA segment GCGTCGCGCTTTTATCGCGTATCATTGTCTCTATATTATTACATCGTGCTGTATCGCGACCATTTAATACGGATTATTACGAGAACCGGCCCTAATAGATCCGTATCGACCTCAATTGCCCGACCCTGACTCTTGTTGCtgataataaatcaaaattagCTTCAGGTAGATATCGAAACAATATTTGCCGagtattcttttaatattatacgcgatttaatattatatgttctcttctattattgtttgatttattaaacaatattataatcgaaataaaatttaaaacataCTGGTTTATCGTAATCATCTAGAAtaatggaaaaagaattatatttttattagattttcatatcttcctttttttatatgatcttttaatttttaaaaaaattacgattaatattgaatttccaggaaatacaaatttatcaaattattcaaaataatagagaagaaattttcaaatgttctcTCTTTTTTAGTTTAATATCCTTATTTTAAAAAGCTacagaaaaggaaaacaaaataaTCACACAGAGTGTATCAACGAGGAAAACCATCCACACCCGGCAATTTCCTGCCTCTAAGAATTCCCCTTCACAAAATGTCATTCACGAAATCTTCTTTTTAAACCACTGAATAAAAGAAACTTCCTGACATATAAAGAAGCAATACACTCGACAAATATAATCCCAGAACGAGAGGAAATAACCGCGTCCTATAATTTTCTCGCTTTGACGAAATATCGTTCGTAAAATCTTGTTAAACCATCGAGCAAAAGAAACCGCCATAAATAAACAACATATCGAACAAACCTAAATTCAGAACAATAAAAAGCTCGTCGAACCTGCGATTTCCTAAGAACACCCATGTCCTACGATTTtcttgtttaaataaaatatcatgcGTAAAATcttgttaaattattaaacgaaaaaaaagtatCGTAGTAAAAGAAATAAGATACCGAACAAATCTAAATTCAGAAGAATAAAAAGCTCGTCAAATCTACAATTTCCTAAAAACATCCACATCCCATAATTCCTACTGCTGCTATTCCCTCATCCAAAGTATTCGCAAAGTTTTCTGTTTGAACCGTTGAAAACCAGAAGAAATACACTGCAGAGAAAGCAATACAGTGCAGAAATCTAAATGGAGAAATAAACTTCCTCGGTTAGACGCAAGTCCATCCGACGATAGCTGGTCTGACGGAGCCACCCCCGGAATCAATATGGAGAATACCATCTAACCATTGTAGCAACATATACCAATAGTAACATCAAATCTCTATCCTCCCCTCCCTTCACCTAAAACCCTCCAGTTCAAAACAATTTCGCCGGGAACGATGCCTCGCCGTCCATTATCCGTCGATTCGACATTCGACGAACCTCTCGCCTAACATAACGCCAGCGAACTGAAGCTTGGAGGAGGGAAATGGGGGTAGCCAGCAGTCAGCCGGCATAAATTATTCATCCTTCGGTTGGAAAACGAGCGAAAGGTTCGTTCGGTTGGCTCGATCATTAGATTGGTCGAACGCCAGATCTAGCTGAACCCAGATACCAGAAACAAATGAAGATGGTTTGGAGCGAAGGATAAGCGTAGTTGTAAAAGGATAGAGAGAGGCAAGGAGCGACATTAGTTACGTGATCCTAGTGGCAATGATTTAGCCGGATGAAGTAAGCGAATTCTCGTTGACACGTGCATCGCCATACGTAGGAGCAAGCCAAATGGACCATCGGGAGCAAATAACTCGATTTGCTCGGTCTACGCGTACTTGGCTGGCTGAAAAGCTGGAGACTCGTCCGGTCGGAGTGAACCGGCACAGAGATGCTGATACATATAGGGTGGCTAACAGGATAATGATACAAACATCGGTTTTTGTTTGTCGAGTCGAACAACGTACGATCTTAACGAGACGacatattcttttaatttttcgttAGAGTACTCATACGAATATTCTGGTTTGATTTGTTTGGTTCGAAATTTCAGGGTGGTTTTGCAGATACTTGTACATACTTTGTAGGTACTTGGTCAAATACTTTGATTGGTAATGAGAGAAAATTGTGCTACAGGTGTACCATCGTACCATATGTGTATCATCGTATCGTAGGCTGATCCATAGACTCGACAGAATCTTAACATTTTCCTCTTCGAAGCAACCAATATAATTCGCTACAGCACCATAAAAGTCAGTATCCTATTGAACATCCTGCATATATTTGTTTCGTGATACATACTTCATGGGTTATAACAGACCCGCTACACTTATACTTTCTATCTAATACCTGGACAAAATACGTGAATCGATAGCTGAGGAAAAAATCACGTTACATAGATACGTACGTATCGCAGTATAATAAACCGACCTATAGACCCGACGAAGCCTTAATCTTCCCAGCTCGAGGCAACAGCTACGACACGATACGCTACAATTAAAACGAGTATACCCTATtgaccaccctgtatatacccCGAAAAGACATGGAAAAGAGAGATGGAAAGAGGGGTGGTAGGGCATACGCAGGAGCGTGAAGGGGTGGAAAGGAAGAGGGCGGCGGAAGCAAGGAAGTTATCGAGGCGGTAGTGTCACCATAGTCATACAGAGGTGCCCAGTTGTCGAGCAAACTAGCGGAGCCAGTCAGGCAAACAGCTCAGTCGGAGCCAGGGGGCTTCCTAGCCTCGGCCAGCCAACCAGCCAGCAGCCAGTAAGCGGAACACCAAGCGAGTTCTTGTTTTATTCAGTCGGGATCATAAATTACGAATTTAAACACACAATGAAAGACGCTTAACAAGAAGCTAACGCGAGATTGAGAGGCCCCGCCCGGAACACCTCTTCTTCCGGAGGAATGAGCCGAGGTTGGCCAATCCTGGAACAGAACCGCCCTTCGATGTTCAGCCGACCCACCGTTTCCACGCCAATCCacttcgttcgttcgttgcaCAGCCGGCTGTTGGATCGACCTATCGGAGAGCCGAGAGAACCCGAAACCAAAACCCGAACCAAACACGAAGCACCTCGACCATGCTTCGAGCGAGTTAAGTCGGATCGGACGAGCTTGGCTCCCGATGCACCCCAGTCGCATACCACTTGGCGAGCCGAGTCGCTCGGCTACTACCCCCTTAACAAGTTAGTATAGTGTACCCAACAATCGACGTGATTTTTCAACCATATTTTCCGATATGTCGTACCTTAAGTGATATTAGGCGTGTATGATTCGTGAATTTGCAGGGTATCGGTTTGTTATTCAGAGGCAAGGATTTCGGTGGATGATAGAGGAGTATAGTGGTGAAAACACAAGTTGTTGAAGTTTGAACTTTGGGAAAGGGGAACATCTGGGGAGGAAAAAATCTAGTGAGATAAGGACTTTGAACGAAGAGGATTGGtcgagaggaaaaggaagaaatctTTGCGTTTGAGAAGTCGGAGGTGGACAGTTTATATTGGATCTTAGGGGGAGAGGAAAATCGTATTGGAGAACACAGCGATGGAAAGTTCATACTGAACTTTAGGAAAAAGAGAGATTTGTATCGCAGAGTGCAGTGGTAGAAGAAGGGATATATTGGATTTAGAAGAAATTAATTTGTATAGGAGAATAAATTTGTGGTGGGGGAAGATTGCATTAAACTTTAGAAGGAAAAACTTGGAGTAGAGAGCACAGTGGTGAGAAACAGATCAGTTTGCATTTCTTAATAAAAGGGCGGATCTTCGTTGGAGAATGTAGTAGGAAAAAACGTCATTTTGGAATTGAGGAAAGGGAAAAGTTTTCATTAGAGAACATAGTGAAAAATTTATATGGAACTCTGGGAAAAAAGAAAGTCATATTGTAGAATATAGTGGCGAAAAGAAGGTTATTTTGGACTTCAGGGAAAAcaaatttatgttaaaaaacACAGTGGTAGAGAATTTAcattgaatttgaaaaaaagaagaaattggaGAACATAATGAGTAGAGTCTTGTATTGAGCATCGAGAAAAAAGAATGTTTTGATTGAAACGCAGTGGTCTTCGAAAattattttggaatattttacataataaaatatcttgaaaagTCAATTTGTTCACCTTTTGTTAAGAACCCATTAACGTAAATAAAACTATCGTCCATCAAATTTGGGATATTTTGGTGAAATAACTGGAGAACCTTAAAGTAGCCACACGTGCTAAATAAAGCTAGCaccaatgataataataataaaaaataactcCTCCTAAACAGAAATATCTCTATAAAACATATTCTAAAATATCCTGAAGCTAATATTTCGAAAACCAAATAAACCACATTATGGGAGCGCAACAAAGTGATCGGTGAGGAACCAGTCCACCGCCAAATCGTGAGTGATTATGCTTAGTGTGTACCAGTGACCGCGCTCCAAAGTGCTCGACCCGCCCATCATCTGCAAACGATCTTGTCGTTTAAACCCCGGTTTCCAGTCCCGGCCGAAATTTTCCGCTCATTGCCGAACTATGCGTGGTGCGAGATGGTGTGTTCTCTGaccaacaataacaacaacaacacaAGTGGTAAGAGCTGCACGGACACGGAGCCCTGCACGGACTTGCAGTCTCGTTCGAGCCCAGAGGCACAGCCAGGCGAGAACATGTCGTCGTTGAGCGACGCTCACAGACGGAACAGTCACTTGGAAGGCGACAGAAGTTCGTCTGCGGGTTCATCTCTGGGCTCGTGTTCGCCGCCTCCTGCATCCAGCCACTCGCCACCGCCTCCTAGACCGCCTTGGTTGCACGATTTTCACGCAGCAGCCGCGCCTCATGTTCTCCAATTTTTAAATCTGAGCGCCGCCGGTGGAAGCATGTTGGCCAGTCAACCATTGGCAGCGTTGCACTCTATGGCTGAACGAAGTCACCATCAGCAACACCAGCAGCaccagcagcaacaacagcaacaacaacaacagcaggtTCATcatcaacagcaacaacaagcTGCCGGGATTCACTTGCCCAGGATCAGCGTTCCATTGTCTACGATCACTCAAGGGCAGGCTTCACCCACTGGAAGTGGAAAACACAGTCCTGCCACTTCTATCACCTCCGTCGGAAGCAATCCGCATGGCATCGACACGATATTGTCGCGGCCGGCGGCCACGCATCCTCAGGCGCCTGTGTCCGCCACACATGCCGCGCTCCAGCCGACGCCGCACCCCCAACACATGACCGCGCCGAGGTACGGCATGCACGCGGGATTCACCGCATCGTCGGGTGagtatttttccttattttcccCAATCTTAATTCACTTTTATTTCGGTCTTATCTTTGTTGGTTTGATTGAATTTTTGAGAAGGCTCCGAGAGGTTTGAAATTCTTTAATTCATCGATATGGGGGAGGGAGTATAGGGAGGTGACAATATAGGGTGTACAGGGTACAATATAATATAGACGATGTAGATTCAGCAATAGCTCCGTTGTGCAGAGATTTGTAAGTTGAAATCTTGGAGTTGATAATGGTTATGAACTGGGAGAACGTAAGAGATACAGAAATCTTGGAAAGAATTGTGCCAATTAATTGCACAGGTACATAGTGTGGGAGAACATGACGCATAGAACATACGCGAGATTCACCATCATATCGTTAGATGAATATTTTTCCTTATCTTTTCAGTATTTTTCAGTCTTATTTCTGTTGGTTTTATTATGTTTCTGGGAACGTTTTGCGAagtttggaattttttaattgatcgaCATGGAAATGAGAGTGTacctatgaaaaatatatattttcaagtgTATACACCagaacagaatataacgtagaAATAGTTTCATTATTGGCGGATCTGTAAGTTAAGAGTTGGAATTTGGAAGGTTTTAGAATCGATAAGGATTGTAAGAGGGGGGAATTTTAATGATACACACAAGTTTCAGAAAAGATTGTTCTAATTAATTGTACCAGTGCATAGCGCGGGGAAGTATAACGTATGCACGCAGGATATTGTCGgatgagaatttttatttattttttccaacCTGTTTTTGATTCTATTTAGATTTTCAAAGGTTTATAGAAGTTCGGGgttccaaatttttaaattaatcgatGCGGAGTATGACTGTGAGAATActtgtgaaaataattaaacgatgGCGAAGATTTTAGGGTGTACAGTACaggaaatagaatataatacgGAGGATATAGGTGTAGAAATAGTTTTATTGTGGGGAGATTATATAATGTTGGAATTTGGAAGATTTAAAATTGATAGATAAAGATTATAGACAGGATGCTGTGAATGTGACagatataaaagtattaaacaGGAAAGAAGATTATGGTACTTGATGTTTAGGGGACGTATAATACACACGTATTCATAGAATTTGTCTAAGCCAAAGGCAAATCACGATTTGCGAACCATGATTGCCAAATTATAttgaacgataaaaattcaatcgAGAACAACAATATCCAACTTAGAATAACAATTGAAAAGAATTTCATGGGAAGAACGTGCAAGATTCATTTTACACgatttttattccaattttaTACAACGCGGATATTAATATCGtgcgaattaatttcaataaaatcaaaAACGCCAGCGGCAGCAGATTTATAATTTGACCGGCGGTATGATCGATCGTGTCGACAATCGAAGAATAAAAATGATTCTGTTCCCGTGTAATATTAAAGatttatacgatatttcattCGGCTTAAATGTCAATCGATGTTTGCAATTACTAATATTATCAATAATCTATCATCTTATCCGATTTTcaattcttatttaaaaaatgaaggaaCGAGAAGTATTAAAAGATCGTGTTATAACAAGTGAAGGTTTAATGTTCTTTGCAAACAAAATTTGACACTCGATATTTCTAATGAAATGTTCTTTTGCGTTACGAGTagaaatactatttctataaagatataacacATTCCAATTAGGACCAGTTTTACCAAAAACACAAATACATTTATCGTATATTTAACTAAGAATtcgtaaaacataatattgtgcATACGAAACACCAAATATTGAAGGAAGTAACATCGCTTtataacgaagaaaatttaCAGTGATTTCTTCGCGACAACACTGTCTTTACATACAAACGCATCAGCATAACATAATTTTGGAATTACCCAAGTAATTCACTCTGTATGTTCTCATAAATCTATGTACTATTCgtgaaaagtattttttatatattttccagcGTAACACGAAAGATCACGATATTTTCGAAATGCTTCTATCTTCAAAGAAAGTACGTAAGAATTTTTATGCAGAAGCTATTTTTCTACAGAATTTTTCTCCGATAGTTACTTTTCTATGGAACTCTCCTGTAACGGAGACTTCTCGAATTTTCCCAATTTTCAAGCGAACGCgttataattttgatattattcGATTAACTCACTTTCCTGTTCCTACAAACTTTTCTTCATCGTTTAATCATACAATGTAATTTAATGCGAATGGTTCGAaccttttctataaaaattattttttttatttttatagaaccTTCCCAATCTATCAAACAACGTgccataattttctaattactcGAATAATTCATCCTGTACATTCTCATAAATTTACATCATTCACGAGGATTTTGTTGTACATTCTATGATTTAAAGTGAAAGATTCGTATTAAGGATGTtgttcgttaaattgtttcagTTGAAATTAAACGTGTCTTGCGCAAATACCGCTCTGTCCTGTGCACGAGCAATAATCTGTATCTGTCCTGGAGCTCTATCTTGAACTTGATCCCGGATTATCCGTGCATTTAAAATGATTAAAGCGCCAATTATTTACGAGACCCGTTCGTGTCGCTTCGCCGACGAAACGAAAGtgaatttcgaataatttcccAGGCGATTGC comes from the Bombus terrestris chromosome 8, iyBomTerr1.2, whole genome shotgun sequence genome and includes:
- the LOC100648324 gene encoding homeobox protein Nkx-6.2, whose protein sequence is MVCSLTNNNNNNTSGKSCTDTEPCTDLQSRSSPEAQPGENMSSLSDAHRRNSHLEGDRSSSAGSSLGSCSPPPASSHSPPPPRPPWLHDFHAAAAPHVLQFLNLSAAGGSMLASQPLAALHSMAERSHHQQHQQHQQQQQQQQQQQVHHQQQQQAAGIHLPRISVPLSTITQGQASPTGSGKHSPATSITSVGSNPHGIDTILSRPAATHPQAPVSATHAALQPTPHPQHMTAPRYGMHAGFTASSGIGQFQQRTEPRHPAVYWPGLQGLVSDPLGWRARLHTLSQQLGCQQTMTGSGGTGEHEGGKKKHTRPTFSGQQIFALEKTFEQTKYLAGPERAKLAYALGMSESQVKVWFQNRRTKWRKKHAAEMATAKRRQEEVEGVVAEGEDGCSDAEAEGNSETAAKRLRRELEQQYRH